tTTGAAAGATGaacaaaaaccaaaatcacGTGAtaatttagagactaaaaacatatttaaccctaaatatgtattttatgtttttttatagaTGGTTATTCAGAAATTTTTGCATTATGGTGGAATCTAACCGACGGGGTTGGCATAAATAGTTATAGAGAAATAATGTTGGATGAAAAAGAAGGtaggtatttatttttttattaatttcgaAACAAATATCTTTAAGGCTTaccttattttttattgacaCAATcgtttttattatctttttaacaTCCTTTATAGTGGCAAAATATTTCCGTAATCAATTATAGGActgtattttaatattcattttcgtttttcatttaataatgacaagtaaataataaataaaataataattttttctcatATTTCAAACCatataaccttttttttatcaaaacctTTTTCCCCTATAATGATGATTAAGATCACAATCTATAAATTTGGAACAACAGTCAAGGtacataaaactaaaatataggttgcaatgtaaataaatattggGATAAAAATTCCAAACTGAGAAAAGAATAAATGTACTTTTGCCCAAATTTAGCTCTTCTTTAATACTGCTATTTTTTGTATTCTATACTGAGCCCTTAAAACTCAGAATACAATTTCAATACTATAATTACAGATATTTGCAAAACTATtgaatatttgattttcttttataagtGCAGTTTGAGTTGTGGTGAATTCTCggatattaataaaaaaaatattttttaagaatatttcttttacaatctgtttataaaataattcgTAATTAatctatttcaaatatattttgaaaataaattaaaacagaacaataaaatagtaaatgatAATCTTTCATTAACTATTTATTCTGCTTTTACTTTTCGTACTTATGAGTAACGAGGTTTTCTCAGTCTTTACACAAAGACCTATCTTTGCCCGACACGATTAAAGGATCATTAATTTAGCCTGACTATATACAACAAATACTTTTCCAGAATTCACAAAgcgtttaattaaattttaatttaagagaatacagaaaatgtaaagaaagtaaaaaaagaatcatGATTTCTGAGTGACTGTTTTTGCATCATAAACTTTGTCTCCAAATAAGACATCATGCATaatatttctttctctgttCTTTTGAAAACAAATACTGAAAACGAAATGCCATAAAGAATCATGATTACCTCTGAAAAGATTTATATAAGGGAGCCAGTTGAAGATATCATTTTCCACCTATTCAAACTAAACCAGTTGAAGATGGCATTTTCCATCTTCAAACTTTTCCTATCATCAATCATTCTTTGTACCATGTTGCAGCCATACACTGAAGCTCTCAGAAAGGCAagcattttcattttcaactcCTTATCTGACCACAATTTAAGACTCTCTATTCATGTATCTGACAGTGTTTCTTAACCACAATTTCACATTTTGCTGCTAGATATACAAACAATGTGTcacaatttttttcctttaatttgaTTCTTTGTAGCAGACCTATATTGTATACTTGGGAGAACATTCTCACGGTCCAAATCCTTCCCTTCGTGATCTTGAGTCAGCCACAAATTCTCACCATGATTTACTGGCTCCAGTCCTGGGAAGGTATATATAGAATCTTCTAGCATTTCTTCATTCAAGTCCTATAtgcataaaagaaaaactttgtTGAAGAATGACTCACTTTGACTACTTTCTTATCTGTTGAACATCTAACACGTGATCTGAAGATCACTTGATAATCAGAGTGcatataaaaaagaatcaaaagCTTCTGTTTATCTGTGATGTTAGCTTGTTGATTGCTtgaatagtttttctttttttccggCAGCCTTGAGAAAGCAAAGGAAGTAGTGATGTACTCGTACAATAAGCACATAAATGGCTTTGCTGCACAGCTTGAAGAGGAAGAGGCATCAGAGATTGCAAGTGAGAAAAATGGTTACCATGGTTTTGTAGTTTGTAGCAttattttgtagatattttAGGTATAATTCGAGTTATAACACCATTTTGAAGAAATATACGTTTGGATGTATTGGTGCAGAACACCCAAGTATAATTTCTGTGTTCTTGAGCAAAGTGTATAAATTGCACACTACCAGATCATGGGACTTTCTTGGGATGGAAAAATATGGAGGAATTCCTGCAGAATCAGCTTGGTGGAAGGGAAAATTTGGAGAAGATACAGTTATTGGTAATCTGGATTCAGGTAAATCCTACACCAGATTTTAGTTGCTCATAACACAAGAATTCAGTTAATGGAAAATATTACCTCAGAAACGTCATTGGTATTGTTTTTCAATCAAATGGAACTTTTTACTTTAATgtattagatattattataaagatGAACTGGAGGAAAATACCAAAAGTAGCTAGGCTAATCTTTATTTAAGTTatctactttaaaaataatggaactgatcaatattatttttcacatgcttttatttatttctttaagtaTCTGTTTACTTCTTATTAtacaaatcaaacatcaaaattatcaaaaaagagaactttttctttctttctttattttattacatgactaaatatttatttatttatttgtcttttctctaaacttaatttttttttcatttttcttccttGTCGCCTAAAATCAGACAAGGAATCGAGGTTCCATTAGTTGaaatgacataaaaaataagcaaaaagtaaaaaagtgaacgaaatttctagaaataaattaaaaaataaaaatgtttgattaaaaagaataagataataaataaataaatagaagtaggtgaataaaaataatacaggAAGCTCCAATTTAATTATtcatctaataaaaataaaataaaattaacagtGACCTCATTTCGTTGAACAGGCGTTTGGCCCGAACACCCAAGTTTCAGCGACAACGGATATGGTCCTCTGCCATCAACGTGGCGTGGGAACGGAGTCTGTCAGATTGACCATGTTTCTCTTCCAAACAAGACATTCTGTAACAGGTCATTTTCTCTCTTATAATTACACTAAACACAACCCtttcataatttatatgaaattttcAAATGTCAACTACGAATCAGTGTAATCAATCAAGTGTTGCATTATGTACATGTTTTCGTCAGCACGAAATTCACCAGttttattgtaaatagtttCAGTTGAAATTTGATTACCAGTACTCATTACAGAACTATGTTACATGATGAACCAGGAAGTTGATTGGAGCAAGAATCTTCAGCAACGGTTACGAGGCACAGAATGGGAAACTCGATCCTTCAAAACACACGGCACGTGACTTTGTTGGCCACGGCACCCATACCATGTCAATTGCTGCTGGTAACTTTGCTCCTGGTGCAACTGTCTTTGGCAATGGCAATGGCACTGCAAAGGGTGGATCCCCAAAGGCTCGTATCGCTGCATACAAAGTGTGTTGGTCTACAAATGATGCTGGTAGCTGCCATGAAGCAGACATTCTACAAGCGTTTGATCATGCCATAAATGATGGTGTTGATGTCATCTCTGCTTCCATCGGTGGCTCTAATCCTTATATTGAAGCCTTCTTCACAGATGGGATTTCCATAGGGGCATTCCATGCAGTTGCTAGAAACATAGTTGTAGTTTGCTCTGCTGGGAACGATGGACCAGCACCTAGAACTGTCGTAAATGTTGCACCCTGGACTTTCACAGTTGCTGCCAGTACAATCGACAGGGATTTTTTCACCAACATTTCTCTTGGTAAAAATCACCACCTTAAGGTAAATTTGTGATTCGATGATATAAAGAAAAGAATAGTATTTATTCTTTtgggatatatatatatgatcagTGTATAGGAAAAACCATGTTGCATATATAATCTGGTTTAATTGATTCATGTACGTATGTATGAATATCAGGGAGCCAGTCTTAATAGAGGCTTACCATCACGGAAATATTATCCATTGGTTCATGCTGCCAATGCTGGACTTCTTAATGCGACAATTGATGACGCGTAAGCTAGAATTCACCAAAACTTGCTTCTAACATTTACTTTATTGATTAGATTATCGTTACTTGTTGTTTCTCATGAGTGTGATATATACTGCTGTAGTCGACTTTGCAAACCGGGAACGCTTGATACTACCAAAATAAAGGGAAACATATTGATCTGCATTCGACGTGATAAAACATCATCAATAGCTCAGAGTTACGAAGCTGGTAATGCTGGCGCAGTGGGAGTGTTTGTGGTCAATGACGACAAAAGTGGCAACACACTTCTAGCCGAGCCTTATAGTATACCAGGTGCAAATGTAGATCCCTATGAGGACGCGGATATAGATGAACGTGAATGGTGGGGAAAAGGAGGTTCCGACAAGAACAATAGCAGGTAATCAAATCATATTTCACTCTATGGTTCAACTTTGGATTCAAAGtaagataaaatatatgaatatttatcTACAATCATCTTAATTGGCATTTCAAAGTCATTTTAGATTATTTGACATGAATCTAAACTCATACCTAGTATTGTTTCATTCATAAATTACACTGCAGGAAACTTGCTGCTTACATGACTGTAGCAAGAACACATTTAGGTATAAAACCTGCTCCAATTATGGCTGGATTCTCATCCAAGGGTCCCAGTGCAGTGCAGCCATTGATACTTAAGGTCTATAACTTATCTCGTCTTCACGATTTTTTTGTTTCGTTCTCTCAAGTTGAACACTTAGTTCTCTGTTTCAGCCAGACGTAACTGCCCCTGGTGTGAACATATTGGCGGCTTATTCACTAGCCGCAAGTCCATCAAATCTACCATCAGATAGACGCCGTATTCCTTTCAATATGCAACAGGGAACTTCTATGTCAGGCCCTCATGTTGCTGGTATCGCAGGTCTTCTCAAAACACTTCATCCTGATTGGAGTCCAGCAGCTATTAAATCAGCCATTATGACTACTGGTaaagttggcaaaaatatatctTTTCGTTCTTGTTCTTCTATTAACATcgttcaatatttaaaaaatttagtggACATAACAAACACAATACACTTCTTAGATGTGACTGCATTAGGCAGCTGATTCTGTTAGAAAGAGAATGAAATTAGATGGATGAAACTTCTTGTAAATGAGAACAAACTTTAGTGGTACGTTGATAGAGGATCTAAAAGTGTAAATAAACCTAAAATCAATATGCAAAATAAAGATCTTGTTATagatgatgaaaaagaaaaaactatgcacttaaaattttggaagagTTTTTCTTAATAGAAATTATTCTCTTTCTGCAGCTACCACACTAGATAACAACAACCTACCGATTCGGGATGCATTTGATCAGATAGCAAGTCCGTTTGATTATGGCTCCGGACATATTCAACCTAACCATGCAATGGACCCTGGACTTGTATATGACATGAGAACAAGGGATTACTTGAACTTCATATGCGCTCATGATCACAGCCAAACTTTTCTCAGATACTTTAACAGCATCTCGTACAATTGCCCAGAGTCCTACAACATTGAAAATCTTAACTATCCTTCTATCACGGTAGCAAATCGAGGGATGAACCCTATAAATGTTACTCGGACAGTTACCAATGTGGGGACTCCAACAAGCACATATGTTGTGAGAGCTAACATAACTGAAGGATTTAAGGTTCTTGTTGAACCAAGTTCATTGTCTTTTAAGACTATTGGAGAAAAGAAGACATTTCGGGTTATTCTTCAGGCAATGAGTTGGCCCAGTAACGGTTTTCCAGTATTTGGGAACTTGTCTTGGACAGATGGAAATCACACAGTAACCAGTCCTATTGTAGTTCTTTAACCTCAGAAATTACTCTCAAGAATGACATCATTACCATCttagtatgcttttgtgtttgattttattAGGATGCAAGTCCTAAGTGTTTTTTCAGTATTGGAATGTTGTATCGAACTTCGTTTCATTGGAGCTTTGCTTGTATTAGGCACCCTCAAATCGTGCATGGAGCTCATCTGCTAGTAGGTTTATTCTAACTATTAGAATGTGAGAAGTTTTCATGTGAATTTGTTGTGATTATGAAACATTTTGTTCTGataatatatcttaaattttctttttcaattttttagaaCTGGACAATGAAACCTTCTTTctgattaaatttaataaattttacagCATAATTTAGCATACTCTCGCCATATTCATGATctttcatgttttttctttcagcATTCCTATAGTGTCGAGGAGTGTAGGGTATGTCATTTCATATCCTTTCTTCCTCACAAAAAAATCTGAAACATAATCACATCCTCCATCTGTGCTTAATACTTTTATCAGTTTCTTACTTTATTTTGAATTGCTTTAATGGGAATCCAGATCCACCGTTTTAGATTATCAATAAAGGATACTTTCCTCCGAGCATTCAATTTGAAAGGTTCACATCTGCCTATCCTTGCAAATActtcttttaaaacaatataactAAAGGTTAATAtgaatacaattattttaaaagtataaaggTATGGCATGCACATGGGACATGTCCCTGGAAATGAAAACAGAATTGCATTATCTTtacattttccttttttgaaGTGATGAAATacagaataaaaacaaaaaagtatatCAGTAGTCATTGCTTTCACACCTTAGACCATTGTTTACAAGGGTTGTTACATCAGAAAAGTTTACTTATAAGAGCTATTATGTAAAAACAGGATGAGGCGGCCATGGAAacctcaaattttcaaaatgctCCAGGATGGAGGCttttatgaaaaaacaaaaacggCATCTATAACAATTTCCATTATGCAAATCCACATGTGAAACTCACCAAAGGGGCTCCACTCCTACGGAACAAACCTTAAAAGGGCTCCACCAATTTGGTGAAACCTTAAAAGATACCCTCCCCTTGACCCTACCTACCATTTCTAGCTTAGTCAAGACAGGCAGCAACTTCAATTTGGCCAGTTCCTTCCCCCATCAAGAATGCTTATAGACTACATCCACATATTAGGCCAACTTTCCACGATCATGCACTTTCTGTGTGGaaggttatttttaaataattgcaGTATGTTATCTTTTTCTTTAGGCAATATCAAATATCAGAATGGAATTGCAATTATGACAAATAGAGAAATTTAAAACCTCACTTATCTATAATCAGATCATACAAGACAGAGTGATTAGGGACAGCACTCAACCAATTATTTGTAATGAATTTGGCTAATACTTTAACCCATCCCATAAAATTACTAATTATGTTTCTTACAGGCCAAGTTGATGCCAACCAGGGTTTTAGCTAATACTGTTATTCTGGAGCAGCACAGTTTCTTTATGCTGCAATAAAGGTTGCTTCTGGTACATGTTTGTTGTATATTTGAATGGTCCATTATTCTGGAGATTTTGTGATACTCTTATCTAATCCAGGTTGATACAGACAAATGAAACTTAAGTAGGTAAAGTTTAGGGTAAACTATGAAAAGGGAAAACTTGAGTGTCTTTCATTTCAATACGAATTTTCCACCAAGACACCAGATTAGGACGAGGAAAAATTACgtttgatttaaaagaaaacccTAACCTTTgctttgaaaatagaaaaagttgaGATTATATTCGATACAGAAAGAATGAAGCCTCAGATAATGTGAAAATGTGCATCACACACCGTACAATAAGTATGGTTTTAAGACGGCACTTGCTACAAGCAAAAATCATCATTGGCTTCGATGAATCACCATTCATACATAAAAAAGAAACCGAAAAGGCAAAAGCTATGATAAGTTTTCAACGATCTGCAATGGCAGAAATTATTtgggaaaacaaaaataaacaaggaATGAAATGCAGAAAATGGAAAACAAACCAAACGACACCGTAACGAAGACGGCCTCCGTTGGTGGCATTGCAACGCAAGATAGTAGAACAAGGAAGAGACTCTTTATATAGTCAGCCAAATAAACCCTAGGGATCTTTTTTACGGTAAACCCATTGTATATAATGCTATATTTTACAATAAGTTACAAAAAAGTTTAAACCCTTTCGTTCTCCATATTTAGTAAAAaagtttaaaccctttagttcTCCCTATTTAGTTGGATTTTTCTCAGTTTGATCTCTGATTTATTAGAATTCCtaattaaatctttaaaaatgctaatttgaatcaattaagtCCTTACCGTTAAATTTACTTAACGGAGTTAAATTTTTACACAGATGAAAGGTGATGTGTCAATTTTTGAATACGTGACTCTCCCTCACGCCCTTCCCTATCCCTCGGTGTCACCTACTCCACTCCCAGGGACTCCTCCAACCACCACTCCCAGGAGGTGGGGCACATCTCCGGTGGCCTCCGGCAACTGAAGGCGAGATCCTTCAATCTGCCAAAATGCTACACAAATCACCGAGTGACCTTTTCAAGTCCTATGCGGGTTATTTCATTAATTGGGAAaagttgtaattttatttttgaggaAGTGAGCATTTCTCCAGGATGAAGTTCGATAGTCCCTCTATTTTATGTGATAAAGGTATTTTTGTTCAGAAGTTTTGAGCACCTACTCACAGGTTCCTTAAACACAAAATGTCGATTCTCTTTATCATTCAACAACTCTTCACTGCATCCTAAacactaaaatatttaactgtTAAACAAAATGATCAAGATAGTGGGAACTGAACATTTCTATATAATTGAATAGTGTCCCCACATCCAAGAAAATAAGATGTTCATTTCTTCTGGCCCTGTCAAAATCACCATCATCTCAGTAGAGCTCTACACCGCCCTGTCATCCCCGTTCCCAACCTCAAAGGCACAGTTTCAAGAACCCCTGGGGATCACACTCTTCGGTCCGCTCCTCTAATTCTTGCAGGATACAGATTCCTGCTTCTTGATCAACCTCTAGCATTACAACCTCTACCCTTTGAACCCCGAGATCCCCCTCGACATCGTGCTCTTCCAAGAATACCCTTTCAACTTCTGCAACGACTTCACCACCGGCGTCCGCTACCACAACCTCTTCGACGTCATGGTCGACGTTGTCATCGCCCTCGCTGTCGCTGGCTACGAGACGATCTGAGACACAGTGTGGTGTTCAATTAAATGGCCTCGGATCAGAGAGTGAGCGGTTGAGAGAGGGTTTTGATATGAGGAATtgggaagaaggagaaaatggaCGACATGGTGAACTTTCTGTTGGAGGAGAATACGTTCTCACCGCATTTAAGCTTCTTCACAAGCTTCTCGACGACGGCCGAGACGACCAAGCCATTCGCCTCAAACAGTACTTCTCCGATCCCTCTCTCTTCCCTCCCGATCTAATCTCTCGCCTCGGCTCTCTTCGAGGTtgtttttccctcttttcaATTTGCTTTAAATGAATTTTGTAAGGCACTTAGGGTCTTGTTGTTGGGAGAAGATGAGTTAACGTGGCAGGAGTGATGTGGCAAAAATTTCCACGTCAACGTTTCAGTTTATCAAAAATTTAACTccgttaaataaatttaatgtaagactcaaattgattcaaattagtatttttaaGGATTCAAATGGAGATTCTAATAAGTCTGGGATCAAACTGGAGAAAACCCACATAAATAGGACAATTAAAGGATTTAAAccttacaaaaaatataaaatgccTTATTCAAGTagtttatagaaataaaaaataattaaaaaaattacttaaataaagTTGTATTTCATGAAATCATcactaaacattaaatttaaatataactaaaaaaatcacgtttttttaagttagaaagccaaattcattaatttaaaaaatataaccaaaagaaaaaaaaatacaggaatccaaaatattttttccttttttacaaatttgttttttttttatgaaaaccaAAAACATTACTTTCCCCTTAAAATCGCACTATTTATTTGATGAAACAAACATAACAATTGCAGAAACTACATCAAACACGCTTACAGAAAACATGAACGTAAGAAAACCTTACACCACAGCAGAAAAGAAGGTTCAGTTATTGACAAGTTGAGCAAGTGTGACGATGGAGAGTGAATTGAGCGAAGATGATTTTGGCATCACAAAATCGTTATACACTTGTTCCATGCTTGGACGAAAACGTGGAGTTTCACTTAAGCAAGCAAATGTTACTTTGGCAATCAAAATCACCTCCTCATCAACTGGATTCTCTGGAAGGGCTAGTCTTTGGTCCAACATATCCTTCAACAGCAAATTATACGCTGATGTTGTTTCAGAAGATGGAAACAACGATGGAATGAGATCTCCTGGGTGCTTTCCCATCATTATTTCAAAGCAAAGCACTCCAAAACTGAACACATCACATTTTTCATTCACTTCCATTGTATAAGCAAGCTCTGTAATTGACCAAATACATGAAGATAATGTTATACAATAAGTAGCAGAAGAACTTGTTACTGAAACATGCATATATAGGAATCAATGCTCAAGAACAAAAGGGTCTAACCTGGTGCAGCATACCCATATGTGCCTGCAAAAGCTGTTAAATTGCGTGAATCAGGATTCAGAATTTTAGCTGTTCCAAAGTCAGAAATTTTTGCTTCGTATTCCGAATCTATAAGAACATTCTTGCTTGATATGTCTCGATGAATGATAGGAGGAAAGCAACCATGATGCATATGATACAAAGCATTAGCGACACCTTTAACAACCTTTACCCTCATGTTCCAATCAAACGTTGTTGCACGTACATCATCCATGAGTACTCTATCCAAACTACCACCCTCTAGGAACTCATAAACCAAAAAGGAGAAACGTGGATGTAAACAATATCCAAGTGACTTCACAATGTTACGATGCTTGATTTCTGCCAAGGCTTTAACCTCAGTCATAAAAGCTTTTAAATCCGGTGTTTCTTCATCGGGTGCAGCATGAATCTTTTTCACAGCAACAGTCTGTCCTGTGGGTAATTTAGCCCTATAAACAGATGCAGACCCTCCTACTCCAATAAGATATCTGTCATCAAAATTCTCTGTGGCTTCAATGATATTTTCATACACTAATTTTCCATCATAACTCCATATGGCATAATGTTCCtgagtttcttcttctttagcaTCCTCCTTTTTGCCTTCTGTTATTGTTCTTCTGTAGCGAATACAAAACAAAACTACAACCACGAGTACTACCAGAAGTAGAGCACCCAAAGTAAGGACTAATGCCAACATGGTGACATTTCTTTTCACTTTACCAATACGACTGTTGCAAGGCACCAAACCGTGGACATTTCCACACAAGCCTTTATTACCTTTCAATGCATCAAATGAAACATTGCGAAAGGCCCGACTGTTAGGAATTGGACCCTCCAATTGGTTGTTAGATATGTCAATCTTTGCCAAGCCATCCTTAAAATTAGATGGAATGCCTCCAGAGAGATTGTTGTGAGAGAGATTTAGCGTTTCCAAACTTTGCATACTTGCAAGTGAAGATGGTATTTCTCCATTTAACAAATTGACACTAAGATCAAGGCTTTCAAGAGATTGCAAACGACCCAATTCCAAGGGAATGCTTTCTGTCAATCTGTTGTTGCTCAAGTTCAAGCGAATCAACTTGAATAACTCTGCCAACTGTTTTGGAATTGCACCATCTAAATTATTTGCCGAAAGCTCCAGAGTGTCAAGGTTCGACAAAGCACCTATTTCTGTAGGAATAGAGCCAGAAAGTTCATTGTTGCTTACTGATAGCTTCAATAAAGATGTCAGCTTCCCGAGTTCTTTTGGAATTCTCCCAGTTAAATGATTTGAAGACAAGTTAAGATCTGCTAACCTGGGTGCCCGGCTGAGTTCTGGTGGTATACTACCGGTTAAGTTGTTGTTGGACATTATAAGGCTTGAGAGACTAGGACACTTTGCCCAATTTGGAGAAATGTCGCCGTAAAAATTATTCCCACTCAGATCAATGTAATTCAACAATGgataaacaccaaaatcatcTGATATATTTCCACTCAACCGGTTTCCTTCTAGTTTGAGTCTCATAAGACTGGAGCAATTTTTCAGGCTTTTTGGAACTGGACCCGTGAAATTATTACCTTCAGCACTGAGAGACGTTAGTGACCCACCAAGGCAAATTTGTTGGGGCAGAGGGCCAGTGAAACTATTTCCAGCTAGTTGTAAGCTTATTAAATTGGTGAAGTTATTCATTCCTGGTGGTAATCGGCCTTCAAGTTTGTTGGTATGCAAAACTAAATAGATGGGGTTTGTCAAATTTCCCATGCTGGGAGGAACAACTCCGGAAAGATTGTTCCTGGAAAGTTCTAAGGCCTTTAGATTGACCAAGTTTCCCAGGGAGGGAGGAATTGGTCCAAAAAGCATGTTAGCGGCCAAGGACAAATTGACCATCTTTGTCAAGTTTCCAATATTGGGAGGAATTTGTCCTGTAAATCTATTTTGATCGATTTCAAGAGCATGCAAATTGGTCATCTCTCCTATGAAATGTGGAATGGGGCCATAGAGTATATTTTGTTGGAGCCTGAggaattttaaatttgtcaAGTTTCTAATTGAAGGGTGGATTGTACCATTGATAGAGTTGAGTTGCAGATTAAGTTCGACAAGGTTGGCCATCCTTCCAATTGTTGGAGGAATGGTACCAGAAAGGTGATTTGATTCAAATAACAGACTCTCTAAGTTCCTCAATTCTGCAATCTCTTCAGGAAGAGGGCCAGAAATGTTATTGTATTTCAAGTTTAGAATCTTCAAGTTGGCCAACTTGGTCATGGAAATGGGGATTGGACCactaaaattgtttttattcattATCAACTCAGAAACTCTGGACAGGTTAGCAATTTGTTGAGGAATAGTATCACTGAAACTGTTGTTACTGACATCCAGAGTTAGCAGGTTTGGAAAAGATGAGAAGTTGAGAGTGTGAAGAGTACCTTTTAGGCCATGATTTGCTACATTTATAGTGGTGACAGAGTTGGATTTGTCACAAATGATTTCTTTCCACTTGCAATGATTCACACCTTCAGTCCATGAAGACAGAGAAGCTTGGCTTTGGTTGTCAAGGCTAGCTTTCCACTCA
This window of the Vigna angularis cultivar LongXiaoDou No.4 chromosome 7, ASM1680809v1, whole genome shotgun sequence genome carries:
- the LOC108337643 gene encoding subtilisin-like protease Glyma18g48580 encodes the protein MITSEKIYIREPVEDIIFHLFKLNQLKMAFSIFKLFLSSIILCTMLQPYTEALRKTYIVYLGEHSHGPNPSLRDLESATNSHHDLLAPVLGSLEKAKEVVMYSYNKHINGFAAQLEEEEASEIAKHPSIISVFLSKVYKLHTTRSWDFLGMEKYGGIPAESAWWKGKFGEDTVIGNLDSGVWPEHPSFSDNGYGPLPSTWRGNGVCQIDHVSLPNKTFCNRKLIGARIFSNGYEAQNGKLDPSKHTARDFVGHGTHTMSIAAGNFAPGATVFGNGNGTAKGGSPKARIAAYKVCWSTNDAGSCHEADILQAFDHAINDGVDVISASIGGSNPYIEAFFTDGISIGAFHAVARNIVVVCSAGNDGPAPRTVVNVAPWTFTVAASTIDRDFFTNISLGKNHHLKGASLNRGLPSRKYYPLVHAANAGLLNATIDDARLCKPGTLDTTKIKGNILICIRRDKTSSIAQSYEAGNAGAVGVFVVNDDKSGNTLLAEPYSIPGANVDPYEDADIDEREWWGKGGSDKNNSRKLAAYMTVARTHLGIKPAPIMAGFSSKGPSAVQPLILKPDVTAPGVNILAAYSLAASPSNLPSDRRRIPFNMQQGTSMSGPHVAGIAGLLKTLHPDWSPAAIKSAIMTTATTLDNNNLPIRDAFDQIASPFDYGSGHIQPNHAMDPGLVYDMRTRDYLNFICAHDHSQTFLRYFNSISYNCPESYNIENLNYPSITVANRGMNPINVTRTVTNVGTPTSTYVVRANITEGFKVLVEPSSLSFKTIGEKKTFRVILQAMSWPSNGFPVFGNLSWTDGNHTVTSPIVVL
- the LOC108336412 gene encoding MDIS1-interacting receptor like kinase 2, yielding MSTSNMVFTVLSVALCSLLGLHFFTIFSSAATIDENQVREAGALLEWKASLDNQSQASLSSWTEGVNHCKWKEIICDKSNSVTTINVANHGLKGTLHTLNFSSFPNLLTLDVSNNSFSDTIPQQIANLSRVSELIMNKNNFSGPIPISMTKLANLKILNLKYNNISGPLPEEIAELRNLESLLFESNHLSGTIPPTIGRMANLVELNLQLNSINGTIHPSIRNLTNLKFLRLQQNILYGPIPHFIGEMTNLHALEIDQNRFTGQIPPNIGNLTKMVNLSLAANMLFGPIPPSLGNLVNLKALELSRNNLSGVVPPSMGNLTNPIYLVLHTNKLEGRLPPGMNNFTNLISLQLAGNSFTGPLPQQICLGGSLTSLSAEGNNFTGPVPKSLKNCSSLMRLKLEGNRLSGNISDDFGVYPLLNYIDLSGNNFYGDISPNWAKCPSLSSLIMSNNNLTGSIPPELSRAPRLADLNLSSNHLTGRIPKELGKLTSLLKLSVSNNELSGSIPTEIGALSNLDTLELSANNLDGAIPKQLAELFKLIRLNLSNNRLTESIPLELGRLQSLESLDLSVNLLNGEIPSSLASMQSLETLNLSHNNLSGGIPSNFKDGLAKIDISNNQLEGPIPNSRAFRNVSFDALKGNKGLCGNVHGLVPCNSRIGKVKRNVTMLALVLTLGALLLVVLVVVVLFCIRYRRTITEGKKEDAKEEETQEHYAIWSYDGKLVYENIIEATENFDDRYLIGVGGSASVYRAKLPTGQTVAVKKIHAAPDEETPDLKAFMTEVKALAEIKHRNIVKSLGYCLHPRFSFLVYEFLEGGSLDRVLMDDVRATTFDWNMRVKVVKGVANALYHMHHGCFPPIIHRDISSKNVLIDSEYEAKISDFGTAKILNPDSRNLTAFAGTYGYAAPELAYTMEVNEKCDVFSFGVLCFEIMMGKHPGDLIPSLFPSSETTSAYNLLLKDMLDQRLALPENPVDEEVILIAKVTFACLSETPRFRPSMEQVYNDFVMPKSSSLNSLSIVTLAQLVNN